A window of Pomacea canaliculata isolate SZHN2017 linkage group LG3, ASM307304v1, whole genome shotgun sequence contains these coding sequences:
- the LOC112559461 gene encoding mitochondrial import inner membrane translocase subunit Tim16-like isoform X2, with protein sequence MAKYLVQIIVAGSQVIGRAFVRALRQEFQASQQAAQGAGGGRQGARRAAADTITGMSLQEAMQILNLRSVDDLEALQKNYEHLFSLNDKAKGGSFYLQSKIFRAKERIEAELKGKMEEAKRSQSKQNSNET encoded by the exons ATG gccaAATATCTGGTACAAATTATTGTAGCAGGTTCACAAGTGATTGGGCGAGCATTTGTGCGAGCTTTGAGACAGGAATTTCAGGCCAGCCAACAAGCAGCACAAGGAGCAGGTGGCGGTAGACAGGGTGCAAGACGGGCGGCAGCAGACACAATTACTGGCATGTCACTTCAG GAAGCTATGCAGATTTTAAACTTAAGAAGTGTTGATGACCTTGAGGCTCTCCAGAAAAATTACGAACACTTGTTCTCACTAAATGATAAAGCTAAAGGAGGATCCTTTTACCTGCAATCAAAG ATTTTCAGAGCAAAGGAACGAATTGAGGCAGAATTAAAGGGGAAAATGGAAGAAGCCAAAAGATCCCAGTCCAAGCAGAACAGTAATGAAACATGA
- the LOC112559461 gene encoding mitochondrial import inner membrane translocase subunit Tim16-like isoform X1: protein MSLAAKYLVQIIVAGSQVIGRAFVRALRQEFQASQQAAQGAGGGRQGARRAAADTITGMSLQEAMQILNLRSVDDLEALQKNYEHLFSLNDKAKGGSFYLQSKIFRAKERIEAELKGKMEEAKRSQSKQNSNET, encoded by the exons ATGTCACTTGCC gccaAATATCTGGTACAAATTATTGTAGCAGGTTCACAAGTGATTGGGCGAGCATTTGTGCGAGCTTTGAGACAGGAATTTCAGGCCAGCCAACAAGCAGCACAAGGAGCAGGTGGCGGTAGACAGGGTGCAAGACGGGCGGCAGCAGACACAATTACTGGCATGTCACTTCAG GAAGCTATGCAGATTTTAAACTTAAGAAGTGTTGATGACCTTGAGGCTCTCCAGAAAAATTACGAACACTTGTTCTCACTAAATGATAAAGCTAAAGGAGGATCCTTTTACCTGCAATCAAAG ATTTTCAGAGCAAAGGAACGAATTGAGGCAGAATTAAAGGGGAAAATGGAAGAAGCCAAAAGATCCCAGTCCAAGCAGAACAGTAATGAAACATGA